In one Umezawaea sp. Da 62-37 genomic region, the following are encoded:
- a CDS encoding threonine synthase: protein MTFSRLTHLDCARCGRRYDADVLANLCECGSPLLARYDLDAVRASVTPADLAGRPPTLWRYHEVLPVRDPRHVVTLGEGMTPLLPLPRLGEALGVPGLLMKDEGLVPTGSFKARGAAVGVSRAAELGATGIAMPTNGNAGAAWALYAARAGLRSVIAMPVDAPEITRAECAVSGADLYLVRGLIGDAGKMIAELVSTSDGGLFDTSTLKEPYRIEGKKTMGYEIAEQLGWRCPDVILYPTGGGVGLIGIHKALREMVELGWITGKMPRLVAVQATGCAPIVKAFEAGERTAEPWPDATTIAFGINVPKALGDFLILDALYDTGGTAIAVDDEALLAAQELCARLEGAFVCPEGAAAFAAVRLLRKEGWLGEGEEVVVLNTGAGIKYPDTVGVKVPTLDIGDSLPR from the coding sequence ATGACGTTCAGCCGGTTGACGCACCTGGACTGCGCCCGCTGCGGTCGGCGCTACGACGCGGACGTGCTCGCGAACCTGTGCGAGTGCGGTTCACCGCTGCTGGCGCGCTACGACCTCGACGCCGTGCGCGCGTCCGTCACCCCCGCCGACCTGGCCGGGCGGCCACCGACGCTGTGGCGCTACCACGAGGTGCTCCCGGTGCGGGATCCCCGGCACGTGGTCACCCTCGGTGAGGGCATGACGCCCCTGCTACCGCTCCCCCGGCTCGGCGAGGCGCTCGGCGTCCCCGGTCTGCTGATGAAGGACGAGGGGCTGGTGCCGACCGGGTCGTTCAAGGCCCGCGGCGCGGCCGTCGGCGTGTCCCGCGCGGCGGAACTGGGCGCGACCGGGATCGCCATGCCGACCAACGGCAACGCGGGCGCGGCGTGGGCGCTGTACGCGGCGCGCGCCGGGCTGCGCAGCGTGATCGCGATGCCGGTGGACGCCCCGGAGATCACCCGCGCCGAGTGCGCGGTCAGCGGCGCGGACCTGTACCTCGTGCGCGGGCTGATCGGCGACGCCGGGAAGATGATCGCCGAGCTGGTGTCCACTTCGGACGGTGGGCTGTTCGACACTTCGACGTTGAAGGAGCCCTACCGCATCGAGGGCAAGAAGACGATGGGCTACGAGATCGCCGAGCAGCTCGGCTGGCGGTGCCCGGACGTGATCCTCTACCCGACCGGCGGCGGTGTCGGGCTGATCGGCATCCACAAGGCGCTGCGGGAGATGGTCGAGCTCGGCTGGATCACCGGGAAGATGCCGCGGCTGGTCGCCGTGCAGGCCACCGGGTGCGCGCCGATCGTCAAGGCGTTCGAGGCGGGCGAGCGGACCGCGGAGCCGTGGCCGGACGCGACGACGATCGCCTTCGGCATCAACGTGCCCAAGGCGCTGGGCGACTTCCTCATCCTGGACGCGTTGTACGACACCGGTGGCACGGCCATCGCCGTCGACGACGAGGCTCTGCTGGCGGCGCAGGAGCTGTGCGCCCGGCTCGAAGGGGCGTTCGTGTGCCCCGAGGGCGCGGCGGCGTTCGCGGCGGTCCGCCTGCTGCGCAAGGAGGGCTGGCTCGGCGAGGGCGAGGAAGTGGTCGTCCTCAACACCGGCGCCGGCATCAAGTACCCGGACACGGTGGGCGTCAAGGTGCCCACCCTCGACATCGGCGACAGCCTGCCGCGATAA
- a CDS encoding LysR family transcriptional regulator substrate-binding protein: MNGEPHGKLVIGSAQSLTDYRLLPLIEYMCWRYPSVQISLHSRNTQSNLSSVREGRLDCAFFIGPIEPREGLESTVLCPEPLVMVSGPTHALTRRSVITEDELRGSTLVRAENGASYYEQFEQALGLHDTESRSPVLALDSIDAAKRAVASGLGISLVPEVTVAAELADGRLRRLPWVPPFRVYTQFAWRQDNSGNPSVTALVSAAAQVVSEQVATPA, from the coding sequence TCTGACCGACTACCGGCTGTTACCACTCATCGAGTACATGTGCTGGCGCTATCCGAGCGTCCAGATATCGCTGCACTCGAGGAACACGCAGTCGAACCTGTCGTCGGTCCGGGAAGGACGCCTCGACTGCGCGTTCTTCATCGGCCCGATCGAGCCCCGTGAGGGGTTGGAGTCGACGGTGCTCTGCCCCGAGCCGCTGGTCATGGTCAGCGGGCCGACGCACGCCCTCACCAGGCGGTCGGTGATAACCGAGGACGAACTGCGCGGCAGCACGCTGGTCAGGGCCGAGAACGGCGCCAGCTACTACGAGCAGTTCGAACAGGCGCTGGGACTGCACGACACCGAGTCGAGGTCGCCGGTGCTGGCGCTCGACTCGATCGACGCCGCCAAGCGCGCGGTCGCCTCCGGCCTCGGGATCTCGCTGGTCCCCGAGGTCACGGTCGCCGCGGAGCTGGCCGACGGCAGGTTGCGCAGACTGCCCTGGGTCCCGCCGTTCCGGGTGTACACGCAGTTCGCGTGGCGCCAGGACAACTCGGGCAACCCCTCGGTGACCGCACTGGTCTCCGCGGCGGCCCAGGTCGTCAGCGAACAGGTGGCCACCCCGGCCTGA